The Litoribacterium kuwaitense genome contains a region encoding:
- a CDS encoding helix-turn-helix domain-containing protein, producing MELGERIKQLRKAKQWTQEELGEKVYVSHMSIWGYEKGNRLPILPTLIAMADVFNVSLDELLQTEQTTTEEVLWNRLEKQLFAGDDDTSFLDVDTWASLPQEELGQMRDYLVWLAAEKQQSK from the coding sequence ATGGAGCTCGGAGAACGGATTAAACAACTACGGAAAGCAAAGCAATGGACTCAAGAAGAGCTTGGGGAAAAAGTCTACGTGTCTCATATGTCCATTTGGGGGTACGAAAAAGGCAATCGACTGCCTATTTTACCGACGTTAATTGCAATGGCGGATGTGTTTAACGTCTCACTAGATGAATTATTACAAACTGAGCAAACCACCACTGAAGAAGTGTTATGGAATCGCCTGGAAAAGCAACTGTTTGCAGGAGATGACGACACGTCCTTTTTAGATGTAGACACTTGGGCGTCATTACCACAAGAAGAACTAGGACAGATGCGCGACTATCTCGTATGGCTCGCAGCAGAAAAACAGCAAAGTAAATAA